A region from the Manihot esculenta cultivar AM560-2 chromosome 13, M.esculenta_v8, whole genome shotgun sequence genome encodes:
- the LOC110630552 gene encoding LOW QUALITY PROTEIN: tubulin alpha-2 chain-like (The sequence of the model RefSeq protein was modified relative to this genomic sequence to represent the inferred CDS: deleted 1 base in 1 codon), with translation MRECISIHIGQAGIQVGNACWELYCLEHGIQPDGQMPSDKTVGGGDDAFNTFFSETGAGKHVPRAVFVDLEPTVIDEVRTGTYRQLFHPEQLISGKEDAANNFARGHYTIGKEIVDLCLDRIRKLADNCTGLQGFLVFNAVGGGTGSGLGSLLLERLSVDYGKKSKLGFTVYPSPQVSTSVVEPYNSVLSTHSLLEHTDVAVLLDNEAIYDICRRSLDIERPTYTNLNRLVSQVISSLTASLRFDGALNVDVTEFQTNLVPYPRIHFMLSSYAPVISAEKAYHEQLSVAEITNSAFEPSSMMAKCDPRHGKYMACCLMYRGDVVPKDVNAAVATIKTKRTIQFVDWCPTGFKCGINYQPPTVVPGGDLAKVQRAVCMISNSTSVAEVFSRIDHKFDLMYAKRAFVHWYVGEGMEEGEFSEAREDLAALEKDYEEVGAESAEGDDGEDEEY, from the exons ATGAGAGAGTGCATTTCGATCCACATTGGCCAGGCCGGTATTCAGGTCGGAAACGCTTGCTGGGAACTTTACTGCCTCGAGCACGGCATTCAG CCTGATGGCCAGATGCCGAGTGATAAGACCGTTGGTGGAGGTGATGATGCCTTCAATACCTTCTTCAGTGAGACTGGTGCTGGAAAGCATGTTCCACGGGCTGTTTTTGTTGATCTAGAGCCCACCGTTATCGATGAAGTTAGGACTGGGACATATCGCCAGCTTTTCCACCCTGAACAACTCATTAGTGGCAAGGAAGATGCAGCTAACAACTTTGCACGTGGCCACTATACTA TTGGAAAGGAGATCGTTGACCTTTGCTTGGATCGTATCCGAAAGCTTGCTGACAACTGCACTGGCCTTCAAGGGTTCTTGGTGTTCAATGCTGTTGGTGGAGGCACTGGATCAGGTCTTGGCTCCCTTCTGTTGGAACGTCTGTCAGTGGATTATGGCAAGAAATCCAAGCTAGGGTTTACTGTCTATCCCTCACCACAGGTTTCAACATCTGTTGTTGAACCATACAACAGTGTCCTTTCAACCCACTCCCTTCTGGAGCACACTGATGTTGCTGTGCTGCTCGATAATGAGGCTATATATGAT ATTTGCAGGCGCTCTCTTGACATAGAGCGTCCTACCTATACCAACCTTAACCGATTGGTTTCTCAG GTGATCTCTTCTCTGACTGCTTCTCTGAGATTTGATGGGGCCCTAAATGTGGATGTAACTGAATTCCAGACTAACTTGGTGCCATACCCCAGGATTCACTTCATGCTTTCATCTTATGCTCCTGTCATTTCTGCTGAGAAGGCCTACCATGAGCAGCTTTCAGTTGCGGAGATCACCAACAGTGCTTTTGAGCCTTCTTCCATGATGGCCAAGTGCGATCCTCGCCATGGAAAATACATGGCTTGCTGCTTGATGTACAGAGGTGATGTGGTGCCTAAGGATGTCAATGCAGCAGTGGCAACCATCAAGACTAAGCGCACCATCCAATTTGTTGACTGGTGCCCAACTGGCTTCAAATGTGGTATCAACTACCAACCACCAACTGTTGTTCCTGGTGGTGATCTTGCCAAGGTGCAGAGGGCTGTGTGCATGATCTCAAATTCCACCAGTGTTGCTGAGGTCTTCTCTAGAATTGACCACAAGTTTGACCTCATGTATGCAAAGAGGGCATTTGTGCATTGGTATGTTGGTGAGGGTATGGAGGAAGGTGAGTTCTCTGAAGCTCGTGAAGATCTCGCTGCTCTTGAGAAGGATTATGAGGAGGTTGGAGCTGAATCCGCCGAGGGTGATGATGGTGAGGACGAGGAGTACTAA